The Lacticaseibacillus rhamnosus DNA window TCTCGGTTTTTTGAATGCCTTTTTCGGTCACGCTCGCAAAATCATCATTAAGGACATCGCTGCCAGTCACGTAGGTTTTCACATGGCTGGTTTTGATTTGTCGTTCGAGATCGCGCGTCTGCGGACCAACCTGACCTTTCGCTTTAACGTCAACCAATGCCATTTGGGTCGTGCCATCCTTGGCATCAAGCTGCTTTTTGGTTTCGGCATTATCGGATGACTTAGTGACGTTGATGATTTTAACGGCTTTGGAGTCCTTGAGTTTGGCTAAAGTTTGATTGATCGCGCGTTTTTGCGTTGTCGAAAGCTTGTCGTCGCCGTTACTGAAGACAAGGGCAAATGAGCGCACCTTTTGATTATGGTTGGCTTTTTTCTCAATTGTCGCGGCAATTTGGCTTTCTTCGCTTTTGGGTAGCGATAAGGCGCCTTTATCACGAACAATGCCGGATACGTCGGGCATGGTTAAAAGTGCCACCAAAATCACGACAAGCCAGAAGATAAGTGAGGGGATATGGCGGTCGTGAAGCTTTTTCAATTAAACACCCTTCTTTCACTTGTGAGGCCATTCCAGACTTGATTTTTCAAGTCCGCGGCTAATGGTTTCTGATTCGAGACATGACCTTCAAGTTGCTGTTGGGCCCAGACGATGTCGATCATGCTGACAATGCTGCCGTACAAAATTGCCAGCTGCGTCCGAACGTCGGCTTTGACAATCACGCCGCGCTCCTGGCCTTCCAGCAACATGTTATTGATGAGTATAATCACCCGGCCACGCGCAGCACGACTCTCAGCGTTAAGTGCCTCGTTGAAAACATTTTGTTGAATAAAATGCAATTCTGTCGGATATTGCTCCATGGACGCGGTCGCCGCATCGAATAAGCGACTGAAAGTGGTCTCCGGATCATCCGGTTGGCAGTTTGCCGCGGTTGCCAGGGAGTCGTGGAAGAAGTTCATAATATCGGTAAAGGCGGTATTAAGGATATCTTCTTTGCTTTTAAAATGCCGATAAATAGTGCCTACCGCGACTTTTGCTGCTTTGGCAATCGACGGCAGATTCGTTTCGGCGTATCCACGCTCAGCGAAGAGCTTCACCGCCTGCGCGATAATCGGACTTGGTAATGGAATGGCTGTCATGATATTTTCTCCTTTAGGAATGAACGTTCATTCACATATATTAGTTTTTGAGAATATTCATGTCAAGTGCATATTCAAAAAATAATTAATACTGGCATGGTGTGTTATTGATACCAAACTAAAAACTCGTTTAATGGCGCAGAGGTCAGTTTGCGCCCATACAAAAAAGCGTTGAAAAAACAACGCTTTATTCGAGACTACATTTCTTACGGCCACAATTTAATACAGCCGAGAATAATCGAAAAAATCGCGGTACCGTTTTTCAATAAGCGCCCATCGATTTTCGGGCCGATGCGACTGCCTACGATGACGCCAATACCGTGTGTCACGATGATCATTGCCAGTAGCGGTAAGGTGGTCATGAATTGGACTTGGCTGAGGTAGCCGACTGCGGCCGGTAAGCTGATGAAGACCGAGTTTAGCAAGGCGATGCCAACTGCTGCATGCGGTTCGCAGCCGAGTAAAACGAGTAGCGGCATGACCAGTACCGGGCCGCCTGCTCCGGAAAGGGCACAAATCAATCCAGTGACAACGCCTAGGATGACGAGCAAAACCGGTTGATTCAAGTGATCAACGCCGGGTTTTGGCGGGTGGCGTTGTTGGATCAAAATAGCAATGCCGGATAGCAGGACGACCAGATAAAGTAAGAATTGTACCCAGCTGGTTGGCAGTAATAGATTAAGGCGTACGCCAATAATTGCCCCGACAAAGCTGCCGCCGCTGAGTAGATAAGCGACCCGGCGATCCATGAGCCCTTCATGTTGATAATGACGCGAGCCCAACCAGCCGGAAATAATGAAAGCCAGGAAACTAAAGGCCAGACCTTCCGTAGTGCTATAGCCAAGTCCCGCGGTGTATAGAATGGGGAGTAAAAAACCAGCCACGCCAGTCATACCGACGAGGCCGCCGATTAAGATGTTGCCAATTGCGATGATGATGATTGCCATAATGTTGGGTAACGCCGCGCACACGCAGCTTTAATCCTTTCTACGTCTAATGTTAACACTTCTCGGTTCCGCATCAGCCATTTGCCGGCAACCATCGAATCCGCGACATCATTAGCATTGACGCTTTCAAGCAACGTGTTATTCCAGTTGCCGGTTGGCCAAAGGTGGGGGCTATCAATGTTTAACCCGATGATATCAGCCTGGTAACCCGGTGCGATTCGGCCCAGATGACCGGATAGATTCAGGGCCGCCGCGCCGCCATCCAAGACCATGGACATAATTGTCGGGGCAGGCATGACAGCAGGCTGATGTTGCAAGGTGCCATAATGCAGGGTCATAACGGAGCGGAAAATCTTCATTTCCTGCCACAGACTCAGACCGCCATGCGCAGCGCCATCGGTACCCAAACCAATTGAAACACCTGCATGTAATAATTCAGGCGTGGCAGGGATGCCTTTTCCGGCGTTACTGAACGGACTGTGACTGAGCTTGACGTGATGGGTTTCGATGAGCATTTTTTCTGTGTCGTCAAGAAACAGACTATGTGCTCCTAGAAAATGATCGCTTAAGGCGCCGCGTTTTGCAAGGTAGACATATGGCCGCTCACCGCAACGCGCTAAAATACCGGCGACTTCTTGAGGATACTCGTTCATATGCGCTTCAAGAAAAGTCTGACGATCCTCGGCACGCTGGGCAGCTAGATCGACCAATGTATCGGAACAATTATTTAAGGCGCGTAATGAGTAATAAACTTGCAAATGATTGCGGCCGTGGAATTGATCATACAAGGCATCGGTGTGGGCGATGGCGGTTTTGGCGTCCATGTTAATAGTTGCCGGTAACGTCGGATCGTCCATCGTTGAGTAGGCAAGGGCGCCGCGTAGACCACTTTTCGCGTAAACGGTGCCGGCTGCGGCCATGTGATAACTGCCTGACTCAACGAAACCGGTGGTGCCGCTGGTGATCATTTCAAGGGCGGTTAACTGGGCATTAAGCGTCATGGTTTCCGCCGTCATGTTGGCTTCAAATGGCAGCATGACTTTTTGCCAGATAATGCCTTTCGTGTCCAGCACGCGGCCACGTAAGAGTTGTTGGCCGGTATGTAAGTGACTGTCGATCAAGCCGGGCATGAATAGCCGGTGCGTGCCATCAATGGTTTCATCTGCTTGGACGGTTATCGTCCCATGGTCACTGACCTGCGCGATTTTATCGTCG harbors:
- a CDS encoding TetR/AcrR family transcriptional regulator gives rise to the protein MTAIPLPSPIIAQAVKLFAERGYAETNLPSIAKAAKVAVGTIYRHFKSKEDILNTAFTDIMNFFHDSLATAANCQPDDPETTFSRLFDAATASMEQYPTELHFIQQNVFNEALNAESRAARGRVIILINNMLLEGQERGVIVKADVRTQLAILYGSIVSMIDIVWAQQQLEGHVSNQKPLAADLKNQVWNGLTSERRVFN
- a CDS encoding sulfite exporter TauE/SafE family protein gives rise to the protein MAIIIIAIGNILIGGLVGMTGVAGFLLPILYTAGLGYSTTEGLAFSFLAFIISGWLGSRHYQHEGLMDRRVAYLLSGGSFVGAIIGVRLNLLLPTSWVQFLLYLVVLLSGIAILIQQRHPPKPGVDHLNQPVLLVILGVVTGLICALSGAGGPVLVMPLLVLLGCEPHAAVGIALLNSVFISLPAAVGYLSQVQFMTTLPLLAMIIVTHGIGVIVGSRIGPKIDGRLLKNGTAIFSIILGCIKLWP
- a CDS encoding amidohydrolase family protein; this translates as MTSTLIQDTLTMTAPGEIKPHQDILIRDDKIAQVSDHGTITVQADETIDGTHRLFMPGLIDSHLHTGQQLLRGRVLDTKGIIWQKVMLPFEANMTAETMTLNAQLTALEMITSGTTGFVESGSYHMAAAGTVYAKSGLRGALAYSTMDDPTLPATINMDAKTAIAHTDALYDQFHGRNHLQVYYSLRALNNCSDTLVDLAAQRAEDRQTFLEAHMNEYPQEVAGILARCGERPYVYLAKRGALSDHFLGAHSLFLDDTEKMLIETHHVKLSHSPFSNAGKGIPATPELLHAGVSIGLGTDGAAHGGLSLWQEMKIFRSVMTLHYGTLQHQPAVMPAPTIMSMVLDGGAAALNLSGHLGRIAPGYQADIIGLNIDSPHLWPTGNWNNTLLESVNANDVADSMVAGKWLMRNREVLTLDVERIKAACARRYPTLWQSSSSQLATS